The Nitriliruptor alkaliphilus DSM 45188 genome includes a region encoding these proteins:
- the lpdA gene encoding dihydrolipoyl dehydrogenase, translating to MIVLGGGTGGYSTALRAAQLGLDVILVERAKVGGTCLHWGCIPTKAILQTAEVAEYAQEAGDFGVTLDYQGIEVAALNAHKDAVVDKMWKGLQGALKGRGVETIHGTGTLTGADTVEISVEDGEDRTVSAPAIVIATGSKPKELPFAPFDGKRIISSDHALGLEKLPKRAIVLGSGAVGMEFATAWNAFGVEVTVIEMEDRLLPLEDADSSKEIGRAFRKRGINAMTAAKVSEVSSTSRTVTVKVETSKGTEEVKADLLLVAIGRGPVTEGAGLDAAGVEVDDRGFVTVDEYGRTNVDGIYAVGDVIATLGLAHASFAEGMLVADQLAGLDVLPIDYKGVPRVTYSHPEVASVGYTEAEATDAGFEVVTERYPFQALGRAAMAKATGMIKLVAVKDDDAEGGAGRVLGVHLVGPRATDLISEGQLIYNWEALPTDVAHLIHAHPSFGEAIGEAHLALAGRALHG from the coding sequence GTGATCGTGCTCGGCGGTGGGACCGGCGGGTACTCGACGGCGCTGCGTGCGGCGCAGCTCGGCCTGGACGTGATCCTCGTGGAGCGGGCCAAGGTGGGTGGGACGTGCCTGCACTGGGGGTGCATCCCGACCAAGGCGATCCTGCAGACCGCCGAGGTGGCCGAGTACGCCCAGGAGGCGGGCGACTTCGGGGTCACCTTGGACTACCAGGGCATCGAGGTCGCGGCGCTCAACGCCCACAAGGATGCCGTGGTCGACAAGATGTGGAAGGGCCTGCAGGGGGCGCTGAAGGGCCGTGGGGTGGAGACCATCCACGGCACCGGCACGCTGACGGGTGCGGACACCGTCGAGATCTCGGTCGAGGACGGTGAGGACCGCACGGTGTCGGCGCCCGCGATCGTGATCGCCACGGGCTCCAAGCCCAAGGAGTTGCCGTTCGCGCCGTTCGACGGCAAGCGCATCATCTCCTCCGACCACGCGCTCGGTCTGGAGAAGCTGCCCAAGCGGGCGATCGTGCTGGGTTCGGGTGCGGTGGGGATGGAGTTCGCCACGGCGTGGAACGCGTTCGGGGTCGAGGTCACCGTCATCGAGATGGAGGACCGGCTGCTGCCGCTGGAGGACGCGGACTCCTCCAAGGAGATCGGTCGCGCGTTCCGTAAGCGGGGCATCAACGCGATGACGGCGGCGAAGGTCTCGGAGGTGTCGTCGACCTCGCGGACGGTCACGGTGAAGGTCGAGACCAGCAAGGGCACCGAGGAGGTCAAGGCCGACCTGCTGCTGGTGGCCATCGGCCGCGGGCCGGTGACCGAGGGCGCCGGACTGGACGCAGCCGGCGTGGAGGTCGACGACCGCGGGTTCGTCACGGTCGACGAGTACGGCCGTACCAACGTGGACGGCATCTACGCCGTCGGCGACGTGATCGCCACGCTCGGGCTCGCGCACGCCTCGTTCGCCGAGGGGATGCTGGTCGCCGACCAGCTCGCCGGGCTGGACGTACTGCCGATCGACTACAAGGGCGTGCCGCGGGTGACCTACTCCCACCCCGAGGTCGCCTCGGTGGGCTACACCGAAGCCGAGGCCACCGACGCCGGGTTCGAGGTGGTCACCGAGCGCTACCCGTTCCAGGCCCTCGGCCGGGCGGCGATGGCCAAGGCCACCGGGATGATCAAGCTGGTGGCCGTCAAGGACGACGACGCCGAAGGTGGCGCAGGACGGGTCCTCGGTGTGCACCTGGTCGGCCCGCGTGCGACCGACCTGATCAGCGAAGGGCAGCTGATCTACAACTGGGAGGCGCTGCCCACCGACGTGGCGCACCTGATCCACGCCCACCCCTCCTTCGGTGAAGCGATCGGCGAGGCGCACCTGGCGCTGGCCGGCCGCGCGCTGCACGGCTGA
- a CDS encoding CBS domain-containing protein, whose product MLARDMMHDGAECVGEHASMQDVAVRMRDLDVGCMPICGDDDKLHGIITDRDIVLRCCAEGRDPATMTAGEMAQGTLVWISADATEDQVLALMTRNRIKRLPVIDDGRLVGMISEADVARHLSDDKVAQMAEAIYADR is encoded by the coding sequence ATGCTCGCGCGTGACATGATGCACGACGGAGCGGAGTGTGTCGGTGAGCACGCCTCGATGCAGGACGTCGCCGTGCGGATGCGTGACCTCGATGTGGGGTGCATGCCGATCTGCGGCGACGACGACAAGCTCCACGGGATCATCACCGACCGGGACATCGTGCTGCGGTGCTGCGCGGAGGGTCGCGACCCCGCCACCATGACGGCCGGCGAGATGGCGCAAGGGACGCTGGTGTGGATCTCGGCCGATGCGACCGAGGACCAGGTGCTGGCGCTGATGACGAGGAACCGCATCAAGCGGCTCCCGGTGATCGACGACGGTCGGCTGGTCGGGATGATCAGCGAAGCCGACGTCGCACGTCACCTGTCCGACGACAAGGTCGCGCAGATGGCCGAGGCGATCTACGCCGATCGCTGA
- the trhA gene encoding PAQR family membrane homeostasis protein TrhA, with translation MGPYVLDHDGPPPERGSLRWNGPDDFHGALRWQRQEASGSPPTSLNVVAPVSLPRPRLRGYVHGVAAPAAVVAAVLLWRAAQPGLPRASVTVFGVGLVALYAVSGTYHLPTWPDRVRRWLARVDTAMIQLFIAATFTPFAVHTLGGAWRTWSLVGAWALAITGAAVALSPVRGPRWLTVAAYASFGALAAIPLLRVSHVLSPVGIALVIAGGLTYLVGGVVYARRGPDPWPNWFGFHEVFHVLVVVASGMHAVALWRYALPLV, from the coding sequence GTGGGACCGTACGTCCTCGACCACGACGGCCCACCCCCCGAGCGGGGTAGCCTGCGGTGGAACGGTCCCGACGACTTCCACGGTGCGCTGCGATGGCAGCGGCAGGAAGCCTCCGGCTCGCCTCCCACCAGCCTGAACGTGGTCGCACCCGTGTCGCTGCCCCGCCCACGGCTGCGTGGCTACGTCCACGGGGTGGCCGCACCCGCGGCCGTCGTCGCAGCCGTGCTGCTCTGGCGTGCGGCACAACCCGGGCTGCCCCGCGCCAGCGTCACCGTGTTCGGTGTCGGTCTCGTGGCCCTCTACGCCGTCTCGGGCACCTACCACCTGCCGACCTGGCCGGATCGGGTTCGGCGGTGGTTGGCGCGGGTCGACACCGCGATGATCCAGCTGTTCATCGCCGCGACGTTCACGCCCTTCGCGGTGCACACCCTCGGTGGCGCGTGGCGGACCTGGAGCCTCGTGGGTGCCTGGGCGCTGGCGATCACCGGGGCTGCGGTCGCCCTGTCACCCGTACGCGGGCCTCGCTGGCTGACCGTCGCGGCGTACGCGTCGTTCGGAGCGCTGGCCGCCATCCCGCTGCTGCGCGTCAGCCACGTGCTGTCGCCGGTCGGGATCGCCCTCGTGATCGCCGGTGGGCTGACCTACCTGGTCGGCGGCGTGGTCTACGCCCGTCGGGGGCCCGACCCCTGGCCGAACTGGTTCGGTTTCCACGAGGTCTTCCACGTCCTCGTGGTCGTCGCCAGCGGGATGCACGCGGTGGCACTGTGGCGCTACGCCCTCCCGCTGGTCTGA
- a CDS encoding MFS transporter: MVTSVGAGSPRRAMLVGTAATVVASLPVFFTAAMAVPLRAELGFGTVGIGAAVGVFFGTMAVSSLYLGRVADRLGATVSLRIATLGVAAAALGIAALSRDWLSLTAGLVVAGLAAALAQPAANRLLINRVRGARLGTAFGFKQSAPPTASMLAGLAVPAISLTVGCAGRSRSRGPPP, encoded by the coding sequence GTGGTGACGTCCGTCGGTGCGGGCAGCCCTCGGCGTGCGATGCTCGTCGGGACCGCGGCGACGGTCGTGGCCTCCCTGCCCGTGTTCTTCACCGCCGCGATGGCCGTGCCACTACGCGCCGAGCTGGGGTTCGGTACCGTCGGCATCGGTGCGGCGGTGGGGGTGTTCTTCGGCACCATGGCGGTGTCCTCGCTGTACCTCGGGCGGGTGGCCGACCGTCTCGGGGCGACCGTCTCGCTGCGCATCGCCACGCTCGGCGTCGCTGCGGCGGCGCTCGGGATCGCAGCCCTGTCGCGCGACTGGCTGTCGCTCACGGCGGGCCTCGTGGTCGCAGGTCTCGCGGCAGCGCTCGCGCAGCCGGCGGCGAACCGTCTGCTGATCAACCGGGTCCGGGGTGCCCGCCTCGGGACGGCGTTCGGGTTCAAGCAGTCGGCGCCGCCCACGGCGTCGATGCTCGCCGGGCTGGCCGTCCCCGCCATCTCCCTGACGGTGGGGTGCGCTGGGCGTTCGCGCTCGCGGGGGCCGCCGCCCTGA
- a CDS encoding VOC family protein produces the protein MEVLRSRVLLRPRDLEVSLAFYEGGLGLHRSREFGSAPHRGIVLFLGGGTELELHEGGGPDPGAPLPTGVRLWLQVPDVDAAVAQLSLADVVVTDLPEQKAWGLIEAVVHDPDGLPLVLVEVPTDHPLRRDRRGHSS, from the coding sequence GTGGAGGTCCTACGGAGCCGCGTCCTGCTGCGACCTCGGGACCTCGAGGTCTCGCTGGCCTTCTACGAGGGTGGACTCGGCCTGCACCGCTCCCGCGAGTTCGGTTCGGCTCCCCACCGAGGCATCGTGCTGTTCCTCGGCGGCGGGACCGAGCTCGAACTCCACGAGGGCGGCGGGCCCGACCCGGGCGCGCCGCTACCCACCGGTGTCCGGCTGTGGCTGCAGGTCCCGGACGTGGATGCGGCCGTCGCCCAGCTCAGCCTCGCCGACGTGGTCGTCACCGACCTGCCGGAACAGAAGGCGTGGGGCCTGATCGAGGCGGTCGTCCACGACCCGGACGGCCTGCCCTTGGTCCTGGTGGAGGTCCCCACCGATCATCCCCTGCGTCGCGACCGCCGCGGGCACAGCAGCTAG
- a CDS encoding alpha/beta hydrolase family protein codes for MRTRLMATALLAALSLGAAPTSVGAGASAAAGARPGGGPCTSGHQQARSFTIDVDGEPADGIVALPRRAPRGIVVFAHGYGHTSASWRHHAERTAEEHGVIALAMDYRGTEIIPPAERGDLPSSRGWQVSEGAEDSIAAARWFERRCRTVEQIVVYGVSMGGNTSGLAAAAGATRHDGTPLFDHWVAIEPAVNVIEIYQGARILAASGNEFAANAAEDIERQMGGTFEEVPDAYLERTVVARAADIAASGIRGVVLVHGIDDGLVPTNQSREMQAAMRAVGVPTELYTVVTRGPDSEAGSTMTGAILGATGAYESPFAGHASETSTTHTVGVTGFAVLDRLLRGEEVGCGEHVVDGLTGIEASVPGPC; via the coding sequence GTGCGTACGCGCCTGATGGCCACCGCCCTGCTCGCCGCTCTGTCGCTCGGCGCGGCGCCCACCTCCGTTGGAGCGGGCGCCAGCGCCGCGGCTGGTGCACGTCCCGGCGGGGGACCCTGCACGAGCGGCCACCAGCAGGCGCGCAGCTTCACCATCGACGTCGACGGCGAGCCCGCCGACGGCATCGTGGCGCTCCCGCGTCGGGCACCGCGCGGCATCGTCGTGTTCGCGCACGGCTACGGCCACACCTCGGCATCCTGGCGCCACCACGCCGAGCGAACCGCCGAGGAGCACGGGGTGATCGCGCTGGCGATGGACTACCGCGGCACCGAGATCATCCCCCCTGCCGAACGGGGCGACCTGCCGAGCTCGCGTGGGTGGCAGGTGAGCGAGGGCGCGGAGGACTCGATCGCGGCGGCGAGGTGGTTCGAGCGCCGCTGCCGCACCGTGGAGCAGATCGTCGTCTACGGCGTGAGCATGGGGGGCAACACCTCCGGCCTGGCTGCAGCAGCCGGTGCAACCCGCCACGACGGCACGCCCCTGTTCGACCACTGGGTGGCCATCGAGCCGGCCGTGAACGTGATCGAGATCTACCAGGGGGCGCGGATCCTGGCCGCGTCCGGCAACGAGTTCGCCGCCAACGCCGCCGAGGACATCGAACGGCAGATGGGCGGGACCTTCGAGGAGGTCCCGGACGCTTACCTCGAACGCACCGTGGTCGCCCGGGCCGCCGACATCGCAGCCTCCGGCATCCGGGGGGTCGTGCTCGTCCACGGGATCGACGACGGTCTGGTGCCCACCAACCAGAGCCGCGAGATGCAGGCGGCGATGCGTGCCGTCGGCGTCCCGACCGAGCTGTACACCGTCGTCACCCGCGGTCCGGACTCGGAGGCCGGCAGCACCATGACGGGAGCGATCCTCGGGGCGACCGGCGCCTACGAGTCGCCGTTCGCCGGGCACGCCAGCGAGACCAGCACCACCCACACCGTCGGCGTCACGGGCTTCGCGGTCCTGGACCGGCTGCTGCGGGGCGAGGAGGTCGGCTGCGGCGAGCACGTCGTCGACGGGCTGACGGGTATCGAGGCCAGCGTCCCCGGCCCCTGCTGA
- the sucB gene encoding 2-oxoglutarate dehydrogenase, E2 component, dihydrolipoamide succinyltransferase has translation MATEVELPQLGESVTEGVITAWLVEVGDQVEVDQPIVEISTDKVDTEIPTPVAGTVKELKAEVDDEIQVGQVIAVIGEGADDEEGGDDGDDGQDGGEAASDDGGEQEGADEQESADEQESADEGKDTDTGEAERAEQAPAAGGGTSSDGGPSGEAALTSPLVRKLLREADLSPDQVRGSGPGGRITREDAERAIAAGGEGDRGQAADAGAEAAPAADTGARAPAAPTPPPAAPTAPTDRKRPEASPLQIDFGGERQVTQDLTRVRKATAKAMHNALQTTAQLTAAVEVDLTALMNLRTAVKDAFKAREGVSLSPLPLISRAVCMVLPRHPALNSSIDMESGTATFHRYINLGMAVDTEHGLLVPNIKNAQDLTVPGLARQIGDIAGRARSKKLQPDDISGATFTITNTGSRGTLWDTPIFTPPQVAILAACAIEKRPVVVSDGYGDSIAIRWMSYLCLSYDHRMVDGADTARFLQDLKYTLETHDFSGELGF, from the coding sequence GTGGCTACCGAGGTCGAGCTCCCCCAGCTGGGCGAATCCGTCACCGAAGGTGTCATCACCGCCTGGCTGGTCGAGGTCGGTGACCAGGTCGAGGTCGACCAACCCATCGTGGAGATCTCCACCGACAAGGTCGATACCGAGATCCCCACCCCGGTCGCGGGCACCGTCAAGGAGCTCAAGGCCGAGGTCGACGACGAGATCCAGGTCGGCCAGGTCATCGCCGTCATCGGCGAGGGCGCCGACGACGAGGAGGGCGGCGACGACGGCGACGACGGACAGGACGGCGGCGAGGCTGCCAGCGACGACGGTGGCGAGCAGGAGGGCGCCGACGAGCAGGAGAGCGCCGACGAGCAGGAGAGCGCCGACGAGGGCAAGGACACCGACACCGGCGAGGCGGAGCGTGCGGAGCAGGCCCCGGCAGCCGGGGGCGGGACCTCGTCCGACGGCGGCCCGTCGGGTGAGGCGGCGCTGACCTCGCCGCTGGTCCGCAAGCTGCTGCGCGAGGCCGACCTGTCGCCCGATCAGGTGCGGGGCAGCGGCCCGGGCGGACGGATCACCCGCGAGGACGCCGAGCGGGCGATCGCCGCGGGCGGCGAAGGCGATCGCGGCCAGGCCGCTGACGCGGGCGCCGAGGCCGCGCCGGCCGCCGACACCGGTGCTCGCGCCCCGGCCGCGCCCACGCCCCCGCCGGCTGCACCAACCGCTCCGACCGACCGCAAGCGGCCGGAAGCCTCACCGCTGCAGATCGACTTCGGCGGCGAGCGTCAGGTCACCCAGGACCTGACCCGGGTCCGCAAGGCCACCGCCAAGGCCATGCACAACGCGCTGCAGACCACCGCGCAGCTGACCGCAGCGGTCGAGGTCGACCTCACCGCGCTGATGAACCTGCGCACGGCCGTCAAGGACGCGTTCAAGGCCCGCGAAGGGGTCAGCCTCTCGCCCCTGCCGCTGATCTCCCGCGCGGTGTGCATGGTCCTGCCACGCCACCCCGCGCTCAACAGCTCCATCGACATGGAGTCGGGCACCGCGACCTTCCACCGCTACATCAACCTCGGCATGGCCGTCGACACCGAGCACGGCCTGCTGGTACCCAACATCAAGAACGCCCAGGACCTGACCGTCCCCGGGCTGGCCCGCCAGATCGGCGACATCGCCGGCCGCGCACGATCCAAGAAGCTCCAGCCCGACGACATCTCCGGTGCCACCTTCACCATCACCAACACCGGCTCGCGAGGCACCCTCTGGGACACCCCCATCTTCACCCCACCCCAGGTCGCCATCCTGGCCGCCTGCGCCATCGAGAAGCGGCCCGTGGTCGTCTCCGACGGCTACGGCGACTCCATCGCGATCCGCTGGATGAGCTACCTGTGCCTGTCCTACGACCACCGCATGGTCGACGGCGCCGACACCGCCCGGTTCCTCCAGGACCTCAAGTACACCCTCGAGACCCACGACTTCTCGGGCGAGCTCGGCTTCTGA
- a CDS encoding alpha/beta hydrolase family protein, producing MRRSSLLVILVLTLVATLALPASAARGPEYVFDPDAPLRGGPVSVIEAAGVETVVGEIAGAGFVGQRPEGEAWNGELVVWAHGYRGEGERLYVDPPPAREWLLDQGYAWIASSYRRNSYDPGVGVLDTKNVTQRATQLWGKPDRTYLAGVSMGGHVTASAIERFPKLYDGALPACGVMGDVELFDYFLDYNLGAAAYAGLDAATLTYPDADWVGDEVVEIKQALSNYDLVGAPSTAWAFDGVLGPALLNATGQDFKSFVEVRSGGERGPIFDVAWDFWHAVGDGDFFFALGEGDGTIAGRSGIVAQNSDTDYAEYGDEFAFLNDEILRVEAANRVRRSKGMQPAPIIQGDPGIPVLTIHTIGDLFVPIEMQRIYADRVAANGASDLLVQRAIRDVNHCTFSAAEWQQSYTDLFDWVETGVRPEGEDLLGDISSATLGCAWTNPTTGGIRSLLPGC from the coding sequence GTGCGCCGTTCGTCCTTGCTCGTCATCCTCGTCCTGACCCTCGTGGCCACGCTGGCGTTGCCGGCCTCGGCCGCCCGGGGGCCCGAGTACGTCTTCGATCCGGATGCCCCGCTCAGAGGCGGGCCGGTGTCCGTCATCGAGGCCGCCGGGGTGGAGACGGTCGTCGGCGAGATCGCCGGGGCCGGGTTCGTCGGCCAGCGGCCGGAGGGTGAGGCATGGAACGGTGAACTGGTCGTCTGGGCCCACGGCTACCGGGGCGAGGGCGAGCGGCTGTACGTGGACCCACCGCCGGCGCGCGAGTGGTTGCTCGACCAGGGCTACGCCTGGATCGCCTCGAGCTACCGGCGCAACAGCTACGACCCGGGCGTCGGCGTGCTCGACACCAAGAACGTGACCCAGCGGGCGACCCAGCTGTGGGGCAAGCCCGACCGCACCTACCTCGCCGGCGTGTCGATGGGTGGCCACGTCACGGCGTCGGCCATCGAGCGCTTCCCGAAGCTGTACGACGGCGCCTTGCCGGCCTGCGGCGTGATGGGCGACGTCGAGCTGTTCGACTACTTCCTCGACTACAACCTCGGCGCCGCGGCCTACGCCGGTCTCGATGCCGCCACCCTGACCTACCCCGACGCCGACTGGGTCGGCGACGAGGTGGTCGAGATCAAGCAGGCGCTGTCGAACTACGACCTCGTGGGTGCACCGAGCACCGCGTGGGCGTTCGACGGTGTGCTCGGACCCGCGCTGCTCAACGCGACCGGCCAGGACTTCAAGTCGTTCGTGGAGGTCCGCTCCGGCGGTGAGCGTGGGCCGATCTTCGACGTGGCCTGGGACTTCTGGCACGCCGTGGGTGATGGCGACTTCTTCTTCGCGCTCGGCGAGGGTGACGGGACCATCGCGGGCCGCTCCGGGATCGTCGCGCAGAACAGTGACACCGACTACGCCGAGTACGGGGACGAGTTCGCGTTCCTCAACGACGAGATCCTGCGGGTCGAGGCAGCCAACCGGGTGCGTAGGTCCAAGGGCATGCAGCCCGCCCCGATCATCCAGGGCGACCCCGGGATCCCCGTGCTGACGATCCACACCATCGGTGACCTGTTCGTGCCGATCGAGATGCAGCGGATCTACGCCGACCGGGTCGCCGCCAACGGAGCGAGCGACCTGCTGGTCCAGCGCGCGATCCGCGACGTCAACCACTGCACCTTCAGCGCCGCGGAGTGGCAGCAGTCGTACACCGACCTGTTCGACTGGGTCGAGACCGGGGTCCGACCGGAGGGTGAGGACCTGCTCGGTGACATCTCGTCCGCGACCCTCGGCTGTGCGTGGACGAACCCGACCACCGGCGGGATCAGGTCCCTTCTCCCCGGCTGCTGA
- the gcvT gene encoding glycine cleavage system aminomethyltransferase GcvT has product MSETDAATTSSGGRASAPLRRTPLTARHEQAGAKLAPFAGWAMPISFDGVLTEHAAVRDGVGMFDVSHLGTVWITGPAATAVVGRAFTADADLIDPGGSRYALCTAEDGGILDDLIVYRLSEHRWLTVPNAANTATVVGRLRSAAAEVAVEAGPDVAAAAAGADPEPADLAVGFAVVDDASAGWAVLAVQGPRSLTTVEDALGIDAAAAPWGSVGEVALGDDAPVSGRIVLCRTGYTGEVGVELLVPGELAVGVWDALLAAGAAPCGLGARDTLRLEMGYPLHGSDLGPDVLPAEARLSWAVQLTDGDGEPRRFPGAVAITAAAASGPARRLWGVRTSGRRPLRAGSEVRRGDTVVGTTTSGGFSPTLGVGIGLAMLDAEVEPGGQVTVDVRGSQVEAEVVRPPFVDRDPKG; this is encoded by the coding sequence GTGAGCGAGACCGATGCCGCGACCACGTCATCCGGCGGCCGTGCGTCGGCGCCGCTCCGAAGGACCCCGCTGACGGCCCGGCACGAGCAGGCGGGGGCCAAGCTGGCGCCGTTCGCCGGCTGGGCCATGCCGATCTCGTTCGACGGGGTCCTCACCGAGCACGCCGCCGTCCGCGATGGGGTCGGGATGTTCGACGTGTCCCACCTCGGCACCGTGTGGATCACCGGTCCGGCCGCCACGGCCGTGGTCGGCCGGGCGTTCACGGCGGATGCCGATCTCATCGATCCGGGCGGCTCCCGCTACGCCCTCTGCACCGCCGAGGACGGTGGCATCCTCGACGACCTGATCGTCTACCGCCTCTCCGAGCACCGGTGGCTGACCGTCCCGAACGCGGCCAACACCGCCACGGTCGTGGGCCGGTTGCGCAGCGCGGCGGCCGAGGTCGCCGTGGAGGCCGGGCCCGACGTGGCGGCAGCCGCGGCCGGCGCCGACCCGGAGCCCGCTGACCTCGCCGTGGGGTTCGCCGTGGTCGACGACGCGTCCGCCGGGTGGGCCGTGCTGGCCGTCCAGGGGCCACGGTCCCTGACCACCGTCGAGGACGCCCTCGGCATCGATGCGGCTGCCGCGCCCTGGGGGTCGGTCGGCGAGGTGGCACTCGGCGACGACGCGCCCGTGTCCGGTCGGATCGTGCTCTGCCGCACCGGGTACACCGGCGAGGTCGGGGTCGAGCTGCTGGTCCCCGGCGAGCTCGCGGTCGGCGTCTGGGACGCGCTCCTGGCGGCGGGCGCCGCACCGTGTGGCCTCGGCGCGCGCGACACCCTCCGCCTCGAGATGGGCTACCCGCTCCACGGTTCGGACCTCGGACCGGACGTGCTCCCCGCCGAGGCACGGCTGTCGTGGGCCGTCCAGTTGACCGATGGCGACGGCGAACCGCGTCGCTTCCCGGGCGCGGTCGCCATCACGGCGGCGGCAGCCTCCGGCCCGGCACGCCGGCTGTGGGGCGTGCGCACCTCCGGCCGTCGGCCGCTGCGGGCGGGCAGCGAGGTCAGGCGGGGCGACACCGTGGTCGGGACCACGACCTCCGGCGGCTTCTCGCCGACCCTCGGCGTCGGCATCGGGCTCGCGATGCTGGACGCGGAGGTGGAGCCGGGCGGCCAGGTCACCGTCGACGTGCGCGGCAGCCAGGTCGAGGCTGAGGTGGTGCGCCCACCGTTCGTGGACCGCGATCCGAAGGGCTGA
- the lipB gene encoding lipoyl(octanoyl) transferase LipB: MTRIPGDPRTLRADADAPITVVRAGTVPYLDAWAWQQELAARRTAGDIGDVLLLLEHPRVYTLGRRADETNLVFDGAERERRGIELHRIDRGGDVTYHGPGQLVGYPIWKLDGPRVVDHVRTLEEINLRVLSTFGVTGERVAGFSGVWVGDAKVTAIGVHVTAGAVTTHGWATNVTSDLADFAGIVPCGITDKRVTTLATLGVDTDVDEVADRTERCLIDVVGADLRRATITDLGLQVGTGQLGGAIG, from the coding sequence GTGACGCGCATCCCCGGCGATCCCCGGACCCTCCGTGCCGACGCGGACGCACCGATCACGGTGGTCCGGGCCGGCACGGTGCCCTACCTCGACGCCTGGGCGTGGCAGCAGGAGCTCGCTGCGCGACGGACCGCCGGCGACATCGGCGACGTCCTGCTGCTGCTCGAGCACCCGCGCGTCTACACCCTGGGCCGACGGGCGGACGAGACCAACCTGGTCTTCGACGGTGCCGAACGCGAGCGCCGCGGTATCGAACTGCACCGGATCGACCGTGGCGGCGACGTGACCTACCACGGGCCCGGACAGCTGGTCGGCTACCCGATCTGGAAGCTCGACGGCCCGCGTGTGGTCGACCACGTCCGCACCCTCGAGGAGATCAACCTTCGGGTGCTGTCCACCTTCGGTGTCACGGGCGAGCGGGTGGCCGGGTTCTCCGGCGTCTGGGTCGGCGACGCCAAGGTCACGGCCATCGGCGTGCACGTGACCGCCGGCGCCGTGACCACCCACGGGTGGGCCACCAACGTCACCTCCGACCTCGCGGACTTCGCCGGCATCGTGCCGTGTGGGATCACCGACAAGCGGGTCACGACGCTGGCGACGCTCGGCGTGGACACCGACGTGGACGAGGTGGCCGACCGCACCGAGCGGTGCCTGATCGACGTGGTCGGTGCGGACCTGCGACGCGCGACGATCACCGACCTCGGCCTGCAGGTGGGGACCGGTCAGCTCGGCGGCGCGATCGGGTAG
- the lipA gene encoding lipoyl synthase: MAPIPPAPQPVIPAGARTLSVLPRERVQRAGVVRKTVDTSLHEGRKPDWLKVKASFGDNFKDVTSLMEGLELNTVCAQARCPNIYECWEQREATFLIGGEDCTRRCGFCQIKTGKPDGYDTDEPRRVADAVEKLGLRFAVVTMVARDDLEDGGAWLVAETIRQIRTRTPDVGIEVLPSDFGYGQDPAKGSAALDQVVEAEPDVFAFNLETTRRLFPVVRPSFDYDRGLQFLAEARRRFPRTTAIKSNLIAGMGETDEEIRECMRDLRAAGVDNLTIGQYLQPSAQHLHLDRYVTPEVFTSFRTYGEQELGFAHVESGPMVRSSYHAGQQAIDAKAWAPSPGQPGGGPLPADA; this comes from the coding sequence TTGGCTCCCATCCCGCCCGCGCCACAGCCGGTGATCCCGGCCGGCGCGCGCACCCTGTCCGTCCTACCCCGCGAGCGCGTGCAGCGCGCCGGTGTGGTGCGCAAGACCGTCGACACCTCGCTCCACGAGGGCCGCAAGCCCGACTGGCTCAAGGTGAAGGCGTCCTTCGGGGACAACTTCAAGGACGTCACCTCGCTGATGGAGGGCCTCGAGCTCAACACCGTCTGTGCCCAGGCGCGGTGTCCCAACATCTACGAGTGCTGGGAGCAGCGCGAGGCCACGTTCCTGATCGGTGGTGAGGACTGCACCCGCCGCTGCGGGTTCTGCCAGATCAAGACCGGCAAGCCCGACGGCTACGACACCGACGAACCCCGACGGGTCGCCGACGCGGTCGAGAAGCTGGGCCTGCGGTTCGCGGTGGTGACGATGGTCGCCCGCGACGATCTCGAGGACGGCGGCGCGTGGCTGGTGGCCGAGACCATCCGCCAGATCCGCACCCGCACCCCCGACGTCGGGATCGAGGTGCTGCCGTCGGACTTCGGCTACGGCCAGGACCCCGCGAAGGGCTCGGCGGCGCTCGACCAGGTCGTCGAGGCGGAACCCGACGTGTTCGCCTTCAACCTCGAGACCACGCGCCGGCTGTTCCCCGTCGTGCGACCCTCGTTCGACTACGACCGGGGCCTGCAGTTCCTCGCCGAGGCGCGCCGCCGGTTCCCCAGGACCACCGCGATCAAGTCCAACCTCATCGCGGGGATGGGCGAGACCGACGAGGAGATCCGCGAGTGCATGCGTGACCTGCGGGCCGCCGGCGTCGACAACCTGACCATCGGCCAGTACCTGCAACCGTCGGCCCAGCACCTGCACCTCGACCGGTACGTGACACCCGAGGTGTTCACCTCGTTCCGCACCTACGGCGAGCAGGAGCTCGGGTTCGCCCACGTCGAGTCGGGCCCGATGGTCCGCTCGAGCTACCACGCCGGGCAGCAGGCCATCGACGCCAAGGCGTGGGCGCCCTCCCCCGGTCAGCCCGGCGGTGGCCCCCTCCCCGCCGACGCCTGA